A genomic stretch from Saccharomyces paradoxus chromosome XVI, complete sequence includes:
- the GIP3 gene encoding protein phosphatase regulator GIP3 (Cytoplasmic protein that regulates protein phosphatase 1 Glc7p~similar to YPL137C), giving the protein MITNTEFDVPVDWLYKGKSRRKTNTKASRPSTSPASSSSKSTLKNGENSTSGNRTSNDKPRARSSSVSNAALSNIEKPDLERNNGNMSASDTDNIPLLTPINSGNRSDSADIDNLDTVDAIDVIDNDDNRSGTQFVRKKRSTSISNAVVSSKLRLANPSINATAAASVGKGKLPLISSPSNATIKRSNSTNGEKSKRSIFGSLFGKRSTSSSASTAKKPLPVVNTSTPANEPNDATKIGTSDQRAKELSSPMRGPAPTASKPPTPVSPLPSVLPSPALTVKDLSTVSLKRVSFAVDKFESDPPQQLPSRTPKKGNILIPDDMVSEIPSISVGISSSNQSAKSTNSNIKGPLYTKNSKEYILALENQKLALREAAKHQQEAHFAANRIAFEVASFKTASDAGGKLTAKSSKDTITKQSEEVPPPNVETGQEFENNKLAESLSKAGIDKPIHMHEHYFKEPDQDNCQDGDSMENNEVTLDVIYTRCCHLREILPIPSTLRQVKDKTAPLQILKFLNPKPTLIDILSFCDFITIAPIHTIVFDNVALNQDMFRIIISALVNSTVLDKLSLRNVRIDQDGWKLLCKFLLLNKSLNKLDISQTKVKSDLAESLYRHNMDWDLFTDVLSQRCHKPLEELLLNGIQFNKIPYSCFARLLTSFATQKNFPESGIRLGLAGATTSNISQDCLKFIFNWMSQYNVQGVDLAFNDLSTMVKSMVGKLSALSYNNLRYFILNSTNISTSYDLALLLKYLSKLPNLIFLDLSNLPQCFPDILPYMYKYLPRFPNLKRIHLDSNNLTLKELAVVCNILIKCKSLSHVSMTNQNVENFYLMNGGDSPVQQTNTDGESDSSCVLDVKGLFAKNSFSSTLYAFARDSPNLIGLDFDYDLISEEIQSRIALCLMRNMRRTMDSTFQLDELDSQDDLLFDGSLVTMTAESVLEKLNLLSDKNIKVKKDTTKRYLLKKYIEKFHILHHNVQHTIDSMFEKRKSGELPLQEKENLVRLLLLEQNLCNILELFSHNPNLNDVLGSGRDDSKESVDSYGEDSKLPALKHVESGYHVPEEKIQPENDVITARPHLMATDSGKTIDVFTGKPLVFKNSSSSTSAGCKKQEEEEGELHKWGFFVQQQRSLYPENESTRQTPLQSRHMPSNTQIVDKSTSSSSVSAFNNETAATSLFSPANPKILPKIPSGAVLRSAIMKAKGIDSIDDLIQNVNSNNVELENIYGESIQNSASTLTSGVDSDVSAPNPDKESLETLPADSTDDPNCEVKVTATYDKLLNNLSMERSIRL; this is encoded by the coding sequence ATGATAACTAACACCGAGTTCGATGTGCCCGTAGATTGGTTATATAAAGGCAAGAGTAGGCGGAAAACGAATACTAAGGCATCGAGGCCTTCTACGTCGCCAgcatcctcttcatctaaGTCCACTTTAaaaaatggagaaaatAGCACGAGTGGCAACAGGACTAGCAATGATAAGCCTCGTGCGAGGTCCTCATCGGTATCTAATGCAGCACTTTCTAATATCGAGAAACCAGATTTGGAGAGAAACAATGGCAATATGTCTGCGTCGGACACTGATAACATACCATTACTTACTCCTATTAATAGTGGTAACCGAAGCGATTCTGCCGACATTGATAATTTGGATACCGTGGACGCTATAGATGTTATAGATAATGATGACAACAGATCTGGTACTCAATTTGTAAGAAAGAAGCGCTCCACCTCTATATCCAATGCTGTGGTCTCGTCCAAACTAAGGTTGGCAAACCCGAGCATAAACGCCACCGCGGCTGCTTCTGTTGGCAAGGGGAAGCTCCCACTAATTTCTTCACCGTCGAATGCTACTATCAAGAGAAGTAACTCAACTAATGgagaaaaatccaaaaggTCAATTTTCGGGTCTCTGTTCGGCAAAAGATCTacctcttcttctgcttcCACCGCTAAAAAACCATTACCTGTTGTTAATACTAGCACCCCTGCGAATGAGCCTAACGACGCTACAAAAATTGGTACTTCTGACCAACGTGCGAAAGAGCTTTCATCACCAATGAGAGGACCGGCTCCAACAGCTAGCAAACCGCCTACTCCTGTGTCACCATTACCATCAGTACTTCCCTCCCCTGCACTTACAGTAAAAGATTTATCTACGgtttcattgaaaaggGTATCGTTTGCCGTCGATAAATTCGAATCCGACCCTCCTCAACAACTTCCTTCAAGAACTCCAAAAAAGGGGAATATTCTTATCCCAGATGACATGGTAAGCGAGATTCCTTCTATTTCTGTGGGCATTTCCAGTAGCAATCAATCGGCGAAGTCGACCAATTCTAACATTAAGGGGCCGTTGTACACGAAGAATTCTAAAGAGTATATACTGGCCTTGGAAAACCAAAAGCTAGCTCTAAGGGAGGCTGCTAAGCATCAGCAAGAAGCTCATTTTGCTGCTAATAGAATAGCCTTTGAAGTGGCTAGCTTTAAAACCGCGTCGGACGCAGGCGGTAAGCTTACCGCAAAGTCATCAAAAGACACCATTACAAAACAAAGTGAAGAGGTGCCACCACCAAACGTGGAAACTGGCCAGGAGTTCGAGAATAATAAGCTTGCAGAAAGCCTTTCAAAAGCTGGCATTGATAAGCCCATTCACATGCATGAGCACTATTTCAAGGAACCTGATCAAGATAACTGTCAAGACGGTGATTCCATGGAAAACAATGAGGTCACATTGGACGTTATTTACACGAGGTGTTGCCATTTAAGGGAAATTTTACCTATTCCATCTACTTTAAGACAAGTAAAGGATAAGACTGCTCCCTTACAAATATTGAAGTTTCTAAACCCTAAGCCTACGTTGATTGATATCCTTTCATTTTGTGATTTCATAACCATTGCTCCCATTCACACAATAGTTTTTGATAATGTTGCTTTAAACCAGGATATGTTCAGGATAATCATCTCTGCCTTAGTCAACTCCACAGTTCTAGACAAATTGAGCTTAAGAAATGTACGAATCGACCAAGATGGGTGGAAACTACTGTGTAAGTTCCTTTTGCTAAACAAATCATTGAACAAACTGGACATTTCTCAAACGAAAGTCAAATCTGACCTCGCTGAATCACTGTATCGCCATAATATGGATTGGGATTTATTTACTGACGTATTATCGCAGAGATGTCACAAACCTTTGGAGGAATTGTTATTGAATGGTATTCAGTTCAACAAGATTCCTTACTCATGCTTCGCACGTTTGTTGACATCCTTTGCCACCCAAAAAAACTTCCCAGAATCGGGCATCAGGCTTGGCTTGGCAGGTGCCACTACTTCCAATATCTCCCAGGATTGTCTGaaattcatcttcaattgGATGTCTCAGTATAATGTCCAAGGTGTGGATCTAGCCTTTAATGATTTATCTACCATGGTTAAGTCAATGGTCGGTAAATTGTCTGCCCTATCGTATAATAACTTGAGATATTTCATCTTGAACAGTACCAATATTTCGACTTCTTACGATTTAGCTTTGCTTTTGAAATACCTTTCGAAGTTACCTaacttgatttttttggatttgagCAATTTGCCACAATGCTTTCCCGACATTTTACCCTACATGTACAAGTATTTACCAAGATTTCCGAACCTGAAGAGGATACATTTGGATAGCAATAATTTGACGTTAAAAGAACTAGCCGTCGTTTGTAACATTTTGATTAAGTGCAAATCACTCTCGCATGTGTCGATGACTAATCAAAACGTTGAAAACTTCTATTTAATGAATGGTGGGGACTCACCTGTTCAGCAAACTAACACAGATGGAGAATCAGATAGCTCTTGTGTATTGGACGTTAAGGGTCTGTTTGCTAAAAACAGTTTTTCATCTACGCTTTACGCATTTGCGAGAGACTCTCCCAACTTGATTGGTTTGGATTTTGACTATGATTTAATATCGGAAGAGATTCAATCAAGAATAGCGCTGTGCTTGATGAGAAATATGAGACGGACCATGGATTCGACTTTCCAATTAGATGAATTGGATTCGCAGGATGATTTACTATTCGATGGCTCTTTAGTTACTATGACCGCTGAAAGCGTCCTAGAAAAACTGAACTTGTTGAGCGATAAGAACATAAAGGTTAAGAAAGATACCACGAAAAGATACttgctgaaaaaatatatcgaAAAGTTCCACATTTTGCACCATAATGTTCAGCATACAATAGATTCTATGTTCGAAAAGAGGAAATCTGGTGAACTACCattacaagaaaaggaaaatctTGTAAGGCTGCTACTTTTAGAACAAAACTTATGCAACATACTTGAATTGTTTTCGCACAACCCAAATCTGAATGATGTCCTGGGATCCGGTAGGGATGATTCCAAGGAAAGCGTTGACTCATATGGCGAAGATTCAAAATTACCAGCATTAAAGCACGTTGAATCCGGTTACCATGTCcctgaagagaaaatacAACCTGAGAATGATGTAATCACAGCAAGGCCACATTTAATGGCAACCGATTCCGGTAAAACCATCGATGTTTTCACAGGTAAACCGCTGGTGTTCAAGAATTCATCGTCGAGTACTTCTGCAGGTTGTAAAAAGcaggaagaagaagaaggtgaaTTACATAAATGGGGTTTCTTTGTTCAACAGCAGAGGTCTTTATATCCTGAAAATGAATCAACAAGGCAAACACCGCTGCAGTCACGCCATATGCCTAGCAACACACAAATTGTTGATAAGTCaacatcatcttcttcagtttCAGCTTTCAATAATGAAACGGCTGCCACTAGTTTATTTAGCCCAGCTAATCCGAAGATTTTGCCAAAGATTCCATCAGGTGCTGTGTTAAGATCAGCAATTATGAAGGCTAAAGGTATTGATTCCATCGATGATTTGATTCAGAACGTCAATTCCAACAACGTagaattggaaaacatTTATGGTGAATCCATTCAGAATAGCGCTTCGACACTTACTTCCGGCGTGGATTCCGATGTTTCCGCGCCTAATCCCGACAAAGAATCCTTAGAAACATTGCCTGCAGACTCGACTGACGATCCTAATTGTGAAGTCAAAGTCACTGCTACCTACGATAAACTGTTAAATAATTTGTCAA
- the ISU1 gene encoding iron-binding protein ISU1 (Conserved protein of the mitochondrial matrix~similar to YPL135W): MLPIITRLARPAVMTARPVNAIGVLRASSITKRLYHPKVIEHYTHPRNVGSLDKKLPNVGTGLVGAPACGDVMRLQIKVNDSTGVIEDVKFKTFGCGSAIASSSYMTELVQGMTLDDAAKIKNTEIAKELSLPPVKLHCSMLAEDAIKAAIKDYKSKRNTPTTLS; encoded by the coding sequence ATGCTTCCTATTATAACGAGATTGGCAAGACCTGCTGTGATGACCGCTAGACCTGTGAATGCCATAGGGGTTTTGAGAGCGTCCAGCATAACGAAAAGACTTTATCATCCCAAGGTTATAGAACATTACACACACCCAAGAAATGTCGGTTCACTAGATAAGAAATTACCCAACGTCGGCACGGGCTTAGTGGGTGCGCCAGCGTGCGGTGATGTGATGAGGTTGCAGATCAAAGTAAACGACTCTACTGGCGTTATTGAGGACGTCAAGTTTAAAACTTTTGGATGTGGCTCCGCCATTGCCTCCTCTTCATATATGACTGAATTGGTACAGGGAATGACCTTGGACGATGCCGCGAAGATTAAGAACACTGAAATTGCTAAGGAATTGAGCTTGCCCCCCGTCAAGTTGCACTGCTCTATGTTGGCGGAAGATGCGATCAAAGCAGCTATTAAGGATTACAAGTCCAAGAGAAACACTCCAACTACGCTATCgtaa